A region of Streptomyces sp. TG1A-60 DNA encodes the following proteins:
- a CDS encoding TIGR02678 family protein, producing MSRVAEGVSPLELADYQKAVRLVLRHPLVTPGYPDRTALATVRRWAAQLRTDLMEVFGYRLVTTADTARLQRAQDGLDATRPALTRAGRPFDRRRYAYLVLTLAALGRHGAQVALGELADAVAADAVRVDGLGLDTARKPDRDAFVDAVTWLTERGALTLADGSATAWAGDPERAEALYDIDREILLAVHHPTRVLQHLTSVTALLDSAGALGMSAGRAAQRRDQARRARRLVLENPVAYYADADSGLLGQLRAPALAEDLERLTGLAVERRAEGVALIDTSGRLSDIRFPGGGTVAQAALLLAARISAAVQRTGRHALELLPAPTAAERLTARARRIDGALPTRSVITEFAAPDGAAAYEGYEPHETRDEEGEGQAETRYPFVTDSWLRGRLKEITAEYGAGFAADLRGDPDRLLDQALDLLAAMSLIARVEGGALALPLLARYRGVTARVKTRTAARPPAQTALFAAQTALFADETAKEPTP from the coding sequence ATGAGCCGCGTCGCGGAGGGCGTCTCCCCGCTCGAACTCGCCGACTACCAGAAGGCGGTACGGCTCGTACTGCGGCATCCGCTGGTCACGCCCGGGTACCCGGACAGGACGGCGCTGGCGACCGTGCGCCGCTGGGCCGCGCAGCTGCGCACCGATCTGATGGAGGTGTTCGGCTACCGGCTCGTCACCACCGCCGACACCGCCCGGCTGCAGCGCGCCCAGGACGGCCTCGACGCCACCCGTCCGGCCCTCACCCGCGCGGGACGCCCCTTCGACCGCCGCCGCTACGCCTACCTCGTCCTCACCCTCGCGGCCCTGGGCCGCCACGGCGCGCAGGTGGCGCTGGGCGAGCTGGCCGACGCGGTCGCCGCCGACGCCGTACGCGTCGACGGGCTCGGGCTCGACACCGCGCGCAAGCCCGACCGGGACGCCTTCGTCGACGCCGTCACCTGGCTCACCGAGCGCGGCGCGCTCACCCTCGCCGACGGCTCCGCCACCGCCTGGGCCGGCGATCCCGAGCGCGCCGAGGCCCTGTACGACATCGACCGCGAGATCCTCCTCGCCGTCCACCACCCGACCCGCGTGCTGCAGCACCTGACCTCCGTCACCGCGCTCCTCGACTCCGCCGGCGCGCTGGGCATGTCCGCCGGCCGCGCCGCCCAGCGCCGTGACCAGGCCCGCCGCGCCCGCCGCCTGGTGCTGGAGAACCCGGTCGCGTACTACGCCGACGCCGACAGCGGACTTCTGGGACAGCTGCGGGCACCCGCCCTCGCCGAGGACCTGGAGCGCCTGACCGGGCTGGCGGTGGAGCGGCGGGCCGAGGGCGTGGCACTCATCGACACCTCCGGCAGGCTGTCCGACATCCGCTTCCCCGGCGGCGGCACGGTCGCGCAGGCCGCGCTGCTCCTCGCCGCCCGGATCAGCGCCGCCGTGCAGCGCACCGGACGGCACGCCCTCGAACTGCTGCCCGCGCCCACCGCCGCCGAACGCCTCACGGCCCGCGCCCGGCGTATCGACGGCGCCCTCCCGACACGCTCGGTCATCACCGAGTTCGCCGCACCCGACGGGGCAGCCGCGTACGAGGGGTACGAGCCGCATGAGACGCGCGACGAGGAGGGAGAGGGACAAGCGGAGACCCGGTATCCCTTCGTCACGGACTCCTGGCTCCGAGGCAGGCTCAAGGAGATCACCGCCGAGTACGGTGCGGGCTTCGCGGCCGACCTGCGCGGCGACCCGGACCGGCTGCTCGACCAGGCTCTCGACCTGCTGGCCGCCATGTCGCTGATCGCCCGGGTCGAGGGCGGAGCCCTCGCCCTTCCCCTGCTCGCCCGCTACCGCGGGGTCACCGCCCGGGTGAAGACCCGTACCGCGGCCCGACCGCCCGCCCAGACCGCCCTGTTCGCCGCCCAGACCGCCCTGTTCGCCGACGAGACCGCCAAGGAACCGACTCCGTGA